In a single window of the Rhizobium tropici CIAT 899 genome:
- a CDS encoding SCO family protein: MSNRRRFAATAVALTLVVGAGAIGYATFLMAPKVRAAGNVGATFTLTDDRGEPITEKALSGHPSLVYFGYTHCPDVCPTTLYDMAGWLKTLGTQADGLKVYFFTVDPERDTPEIMHSYTGNFTDRIIGITGDPGEMQKAIKGWRIYARKVPSPDGGYTMDHTASVLLVDADGNLKGTIAYQENTDVALQKIRNLLQQD; encoded by the coding sequence ATGTCAAATAGACGACGCTTTGCGGCAACGGCCGTCGCCCTGACGCTTGTCGTCGGCGCTGGTGCCATCGGCTACGCAACCTTCCTGATGGCACCCAAGGTCCGGGCCGCCGGCAACGTCGGCGCAACCTTCACGCTGACAGACGATCGCGGTGAACCCATCACCGAAAAGGCCCTGTCGGGCCATCCCTCGCTCGTCTATTTCGGCTATACGCATTGCCCTGACGTCTGCCCGACAACGCTTTATGACATGGCCGGCTGGCTCAAGACGCTAGGAACTCAGGCCGACGGATTGAAGGTCTATTTCTTCACCGTCGATCCGGAACGGGACACGCCGGAGATCATGCACAGCTACACCGGCAATTTCACCGACCGGATTATCGGCATCACGGGCGATCCCGGTGAGATGCAGAAGGCGATCAAAGGCTGGCGCATCTATGCCAGGAAAGTGCCCAGCCCGGACGGCGGATACACCATGGATCACACGGCGTCCGTGCTGCTCGTCGATGCCGACGGCAATCTCAAAGGTACGATCGCCTACCAGGAAAATACCGACGTCGCCCTGCAGAAGATCCGAAATCTGCTGCAGCAGGATTAA
- a CDS encoding copper chaperone PCu(A)C — MLKPIFALAAFGLAFLSSSLASADDVKIGNLTISAPYVRAMVPGAPVGGGYMTITNTGGTDDRLVAASSPRAATVQIHEMKMDNDVMIMRELAGGLAIPAGKTIELKPGGYHLMFMKVAAPFLQGQTVRTSLKFEKAGTAEVDFPVGSIAANKEASHVK, encoded by the coding sequence ATGCTGAAACCGATTTTTGCCCTTGCCGCTTTCGGGCTGGCATTCCTGTCTTCCTCTCTCGCTTCCGCCGACGATGTCAAAATCGGCAACCTCACCATTTCCGCACCCTATGTTCGCGCCATGGTGCCGGGAGCTCCCGTCGGTGGTGGTTACATGACCATCACGAATACGGGAGGCACCGACGACCGGCTGGTGGCTGCGAGCTCACCGCGCGCCGCAACGGTCCAGATTCACGAGATGAAGATGGACAACGACGTGATGATCATGCGCGAGCTTGCCGGCGGCCTAGCAATACCGGCTGGCAAAACCATCGAACTCAAACCCGGCGGCTACCACCTCATGTTCATGAAGGTCGCCGCGCCCTTCCTTCAGGGCCAGACGGTGAGGACATCGCTCAAATTCGAAAAAGCCGGTACGGCCGAAGTCGATTTCCCCGTCGGATCGATCGCGGCAAACAAGGAGGCATCCCATGTCAAATAG
- a CDS encoding PepSY-associated TM helix domain-containing protein, which translates to MSAFTAAEPAAAATHNISLYRAIWRWHFFAGLLVIPFMLNLAITGSLYLFKDQIADTFYSHRYLVTEAGTMLRPQQIADAALSAFPGARTTSYHEASAPNRSAWITLSKDGQSTIVYVNPYDGSILGSVGSKQEFGWVVKRIHSLEYFGKWTNRLIEIVAGFALVLVVTGIYLWWPRQQTGGVLTIRGTPSRRVFWRDLHAVTGALAGILIFFLAFSGMPWSGYWGANVNAWLTANNLGTPAAVWDDVPKSTKVTQDIVSRPGWVVENAPVPLSDIAAQSAKPIGLDKAVDVMHGLGMIAGADLAIPSDKKGVYTASHYFGDLGKERTVHIDQYSGKPLVDISYEQYPALGKAIEWGINVHQGQEWGLFNQLLMLAACLAIILCCVTAATMWWKRRPSGRLGVPPMPPQKSVYVGLWLIAIVFGMAFPLTGAAIVAMLLLDQLLVRFVPPLRRFFS; encoded by the coding sequence ATGTCTGCCTTTACCGCTGCAGAGCCTGCAGCCGCAGCGACCCACAATATCTCGCTCTATCGCGCGATCTGGCGCTGGCATTTTTTCGCTGGCCTGCTCGTCATCCCTTTCATGCTCAATCTGGCGATCACCGGTTCGTTGTATCTATTCAAGGACCAGATTGCCGATACCTTCTACTCGCATCGCTATCTCGTCACCGAGGCCGGCACCATGCTGCGGCCGCAGCAGATCGCCGACGCGGCGCTCTCGGCCTTTCCGGGCGCCCGCACAACCTCCTATCATGAAGCGTCGGCTCCGAACCGCTCGGCCTGGATAACGCTGTCCAAGGATGGACAATCGACGATCGTCTACGTCAATCCTTATGACGGCAGCATCCTGGGGTCGGTGGGTTCGAAGCAGGAATTCGGCTGGGTCGTCAAGCGCATTCACAGCCTCGAATATTTCGGCAAATGGACCAATCGCCTCATCGAGATCGTCGCGGGCTTTGCCCTCGTGCTCGTCGTGACGGGCATCTATCTGTGGTGGCCGCGCCAGCAGACGGGCGGCGTGCTCACCATTCGCGGCACCCCATCACGCCGCGTCTTCTGGCGCGACCTGCATGCCGTGACGGGAGCGCTTGCCGGCATCCTGATCTTCTTTCTCGCCTTCAGCGGCATGCCGTGGTCCGGCTACTGGGGCGCCAACGTCAACGCCTGGCTGACCGCAAACAATCTCGGCACGCCGGCAGCAGTCTGGGACGACGTTCCGAAATCGACAAAGGTCACACAGGATATCGTCAGCCGGCCCGGCTGGGTCGTCGAGAACGCGCCCGTTCCGCTCTCCGATATCGCGGCGCAATCGGCCAAGCCGATCGGTCTCGATAAGGCCGTCGACGTCATGCATGGGCTCGGCATGATCGCCGGCGCCGATCTTGCGATCCCCTCGGACAAGAAGGGCGTTTATACGGCAAGCCACTACTTCGGCGACCTCGGCAAGGAACGAACCGTTCATATCGACCAATATTCCGGCAAGCCGCTCGTCGATATTTCCTACGAGCAGTATCCGGCGCTCGGCAAGGCAATCGAATGGGGCATCAATGTCCATCAGGGGCAGGAATGGGGCCTCTTCAACCAGCTGCTGATGCTGGCCGCGTGTCTCGCCATCATTCTTTGCTGCGTGACGGCAGCGACCATGTGGTGGAAGCGCCGGCCATCGGGTCGTCTCGGTGTGCCGCCGATGCCGCCGCAGAAGTCTGTCTATGTCGGCCTCTGGCTCATTGCCATCGTCTTCGGCATGGCTTTCCCGCTGACGGGTGCCGCCATCGTCGCGATGTTGCTCCTCGACCAGCTCCTGGTTCGCTTCGTACCGCCTCTCCGGCGCTTCTTCTCCTGA
- a CDS encoding GGDEF domain-containing protein, whose translation MEIETHLISLIRVLGQVAIIVYAYSWVIRIVERGALKSVAVGLLFGLVGILSMGDPIQWMPGVIQDGRSILLVLTPIYGGLLGTIVAAVMMALFRYMVGGMGAVVGVAGIIIVATAGYALSLLPRQWTGTGWRRSALFGLATCSSIVVVFLFPWAVARALLISATLPVTIVNILGVMLLSDLLQREQYRIGIQRALENEASLDPLTRLPNRRVLQREGDRCSKEAGMRRIPFSIIMLDIDHFKKINDSWGHSFGDTVLARLADVIRQTVRKTDIAARYGGEEIVVLLPNTDTRAAAAVAEKIRKDIEDTTLMFEQEAVHVTVSIGIACSLEPTTDFKHVLEAADKALYRAKAGGRNRVELAEAV comes from the coding sequence ATGGAAATCGAAACACATTTGATCTCGCTAATACGTGTCCTCGGCCAGGTGGCGATTATTGTTTATGCCTATTCCTGGGTCATCCGTATCGTCGAGCGCGGCGCTTTGAAATCCGTGGCCGTCGGGTTGTTGTTCGGGCTGGTCGGCATCCTATCCATGGGCGATCCCATCCAATGGATGCCAGGTGTGATCCAGGATGGCCGGTCGATCCTCCTTGTTCTTACGCCGATCTATGGCGGCCTTTTGGGAACCATTGTCGCCGCGGTTATGATGGCCCTGTTTCGGTACATGGTGGGCGGCATGGGCGCCGTGGTCGGCGTGGCCGGCATCATAATCGTTGCGACCGCGGGCTATGCGCTCAGTCTGCTGCCGCGGCAATGGACCGGTACGGGCTGGAGGCGGTCGGCTCTGTTCGGTCTGGCGACCTGTTCATCCATTGTGGTTGTCTTCCTTTTTCCGTGGGCGGTTGCGCGCGCCCTTCTTATCTCGGCGACACTTCCGGTGACGATCGTCAATATCCTCGGTGTCATGTTGTTGTCGGATCTCTTGCAGCGGGAGCAATATCGCATTGGCATCCAGCGCGCGCTGGAGAATGAAGCGAGCCTCGATCCGCTGACAAGGCTTCCCAACCGCCGGGTGCTGCAGCGCGAAGGCGATCGATGCAGCAAGGAGGCGGGTATGCGGCGTATCCCCTTCTCGATTATCATGCTCGATATCGATCACTTCAAGAAGATCAACGATAGCTGGGGCCATTCCTTCGGTGACACCGTTCTGGCGCGGTTGGCCGATGTCATCAGGCAAACCGTCCGTAAGACCGATATTGCCGCCCGTTATGGCGGCGAGGAGATCGTCGTGCTGCTGCCCAACACCGATACGCGAGCCGCCGCCGCCGTGGCGGAGAAAATTCGCAAGGATATCGAGGACACGACCTTGATGTTCGAGCAGGAGGCCGTCCACGTCACGGTCAGCATCGGCATCGCCTGCTCTCTGGAACCGACGACGGATTTCAAACATGTGCTTGAGGCCGCCGACAAGGCGCTCTATCGGGCGAAGGCAGGCGGGAGAAATCGCGTGGAACTGGCAGAGGCCGTATAG
- a CDS encoding ABC transporter substrate-binding protein codes for MRHFLTTIAFAFGLISFAGSGFAATQYPLTIDNCGQKVTFEKAPAKIVSIGQGMTEILFSLGLADKIAGTAVWVGPVLPQYAEANSKIPRLADNDPSFESVVGKAPDLVAAEFEWHVGAQGSVGKRQQFSELGINTYVAPADCVAKVNTDGGDGVRKELFTMDLVYQEIAELSQIFDVRDRGDALIADLKKREADAVASIAAAKAKDLPIVFWFSSKEVNGDAYIAGKNSAPAYVLKTLGARNVVTTEEEWPMVGWETISQANPAVIVIATMDRRRYAADDPKVKVDFLEKDPVTSQLDAVKNKHFVMMDAQSMNPTIRTIDGIEVLAKGIKSFGLAQ; via the coding sequence ATGCGCCATTTTTTGACGACCATTGCATTTGCATTTGGGCTGATTAGTTTTGCTGGCTCCGGCTTTGCCGCTACCCAATATCCTCTCACCATCGATAATTGCGGTCAGAAGGTCACTTTTGAAAAGGCTCCGGCCAAGATCGTTTCGATCGGACAGGGCATGACCGAAATTCTCTTTTCGCTCGGCCTTGCCGACAAGATTGCCGGAACGGCGGTCTGGGTCGGCCCGGTTCTGCCGCAATATGCCGAGGCGAACAGCAAGATCCCGCGGCTTGCCGATAACGATCCAAGCTTCGAATCCGTCGTTGGCAAAGCCCCGGATCTCGTCGCCGCCGAATTCGAGTGGCATGTCGGCGCGCAGGGTTCCGTCGGCAAGCGCCAGCAATTTTCGGAGCTCGGGATCAATACCTATGTTGCTCCGGCCGATTGTGTCGCCAAGGTCAATACCGATGGCGGCGATGGTGTGCGCAAGGAGCTTTTCACGATGGATCTGGTCTACCAGGAAATCGCCGAGCTCTCGCAGATCTTCGACGTTAGGGATCGCGGCGATGCCCTGATCGCGGATCTGAAAAAGCGCGAGGCGGATGCAGTCGCTTCGATTGCCGCTGCCAAGGCCAAGGATCTTCCGATCGTGTTCTGGTTCTCCAGCAAGGAAGTCAATGGCGATGCCTATATCGCCGGCAAGAACAGCGCGCCGGCCTATGTCCTGAAGACGCTCGGCGCCAGAAACGTGGTGACGACGGAAGAAGAATGGCCGATGGTCGGTTGGGAAACCATTTCGCAGGCCAACCCGGCCGTGATCGTCATAGCCACCATGGACCGCCGCCGTTATGCGGCCGACGATCCGAAGGTCAAGGTCGATTTCCTCGAAAAAGATCCAGTCACCAGCCAGCTCGACGCCGTTAAGAACAAGCATTTCGTCATGATGGATGCGCAATCGATGAACCCGACCATCCGCACCATCGACGGCATTGAAGTATTGGCCAAGGGCATCAAGTCTTTCGGCCTGGCGCAGTAA
- a CDS encoding FecCD family ABC transporter permease has protein sequence MGLVAKRRTWWALLALAMAAVILLAFMISLAVSIGEISIPLSTTVKAVSNRLFGTSFELSRIHQGIVWDYRLSRALVAASTGASLALSGVVLQALLRNPLAEPFVLGISAGASTGAVCIMILGLGYGILGLSGGAFLGAVAAFLFVGLLAAGVGGTSERIILCGVAGSQLFNALTSYIVTTSANAEQARGVMFWLLGSMSGVRWPDVYLSGPVAIIGFAVCMAHVRVLDAFIFGTDAAASLGIAVKRAQVVLLGVTAFMTAAVVSIVGSIGFVGLVIPHAARFVVGPSHDRLLPAAALAGAIFMVAADIISRVIVPQQILPIGVVTALFGAPAFALILYRARRTA, from the coding sequence ATGGGTCTCGTCGCAAAACGCAGGACATGGTGGGCGCTCTTGGCGCTCGCCATGGCTGCCGTCATTCTTCTGGCCTTCATGATCAGCCTCGCCGTATCGATCGGCGAGATTTCGATCCCGCTGTCGACCACAGTAAAGGCCGTCTCGAACCGGTTGTTCGGAACGAGCTTCGAACTCAGCCGGATCCATCAGGGGATCGTCTGGGATTATCGCCTGAGCCGCGCGCTCGTTGCTGCAAGCACCGGTGCGTCGCTTGCCTTGAGCGGGGTGGTGTTGCAGGCGTTGCTGCGCAATCCGCTCGCCGAACCCTTTGTGCTGGGCATTTCCGCCGGCGCCTCCACCGGGGCGGTCTGCATCATGATCCTCGGTCTTGGCTACGGCATTCTGGGCCTTTCCGGCGGCGCCTTCCTCGGCGCGGTTGCAGCCTTTCTTTTCGTCGGCCTGCTTGCCGCCGGGGTCGGCGGCACGAGCGAGCGCATCATTCTATGCGGCGTCGCCGGTTCGCAGCTTTTCAACGCGCTTACCTCCTATATCGTCACCACGTCGGCCAATGCGGAGCAGGCGAGGGGCGTCATGTTCTGGCTGCTCGGCTCCATGAGCGGTGTGCGCTGGCCGGACGTTTATCTTTCCGGGCCGGTCGCCATCATCGGCTTCGCCGTCTGCATGGCGCATGTCCGCGTGCTCGATGCCTTTATCTTCGGCACGGATGCTGCCGCATCGCTTGGCATTGCGGTCAAGCGCGCCCAAGTCGTTCTGCTTGGCGTGACGGCTTTCATGACGGCAGCGGTCGTCAGCATCGTCGGCTCCATCGGTTTCGTCGGGCTCGTCATTCCGCATGCGGCCCGCTTCGTCGTCGGGCCGAGCCATGACCGGCTTTTGCCGGCAGCGGCTCTGGCCGGCGCCATCTTCATGGTCGCGGCCGATATCATCTCGCGGGTCATCGTTCCCCAGCAGATTTTGCCGATCGGCGTCGTCACGGCCTTGTTCGGGGCTCCGGCCTTCGCCCTCATTCTCTATCGAGCCCGGAGGACGGCATGA
- a CDS encoding ABC transporter ATP-binding protein, whose product MSIAVDTVTFAAGNSLIVNGVSLTVEKGKVLGLLGPNGSGKSSLLRLICRLRKVKSGVIRLGGSDIASISRSDIARRIALVEQQATTDTQVTVMDVVRLGRTPHRGPLSAWSAHDDAAVSDALARVGMQGRAGQPWQTLSGGERQRVHIARALAQTPSELLLDEPTNHLDIQHQLDILGLVSKLDVTSIVALHDLNLAAMFCDSLAVLQNGEVVAAGPPEEVLTQELIERVFGVRAHVQKSSVHGRCNIQYMAG is encoded by the coding sequence ATGAGCATTGCTGTGGACACGGTAACCTTTGCAGCCGGCAATAGTCTGATCGTCAACGGCGTCAGCCTGACGGTGGAAAAAGGCAAGGTACTCGGGCTCCTTGGGCCGAACGGCTCGGGTAAATCCAGCCTGCTCAGGCTGATCTGCCGGTTGCGGAAGGTCAAAAGCGGGGTCATCCGGCTCGGTGGCAGCGATATTGCCTCGATCTCGCGGAGCGATATCGCCCGCCGCATCGCGCTGGTCGAGCAGCAGGCGACGACCGATACGCAGGTCACAGTGATGGACGTCGTGCGTCTCGGCCGTACGCCCCATCGCGGTCCCTTGTCGGCCTGGAGCGCTCACGACGATGCGGCGGTTTCCGATGCGCTTGCCCGTGTCGGTATGCAAGGCCGCGCCGGTCAGCCGTGGCAAACTTTGTCGGGTGGCGAACGACAGCGCGTCCATATTGCGAGGGCGCTTGCCCAGACTCCGAGCGAACTGCTGCTGGACGAGCCGACGAACCATCTCGATATCCAACATCAGCTCGATATTCTCGGCCTGGTCTCCAAGCTCGATGTCACCTCCATCGTGGCGCTGCATGATCTCAATCTGGCGGCCATGTTCTGCGACAGCCTTGCTGTTTTGCAAAATGGCGAGGTCGTTGCGGCCGGGCCGCCGGAAGAGGTGCTGACGCAGGAGCTGATCGAGCGGGTTTTCGGCGTGCGCGCGCATGTGCAGAAATCCTCGGTCCACGGCCGCTGCAACATCCAATATATGGCGGGTTGA
- a CDS encoding DUF882 domain-containing protein, translated as MHHAIFSIPAAFFATTFSFIAFRVALIAMLALGAFAGSAAAEDRALKLFFTHTGERSTIVFKRNGKYDPRGLAHINRFLRDWRKNEPTRIDPELLDLVWDVYRRSGAKEAIHVVSAYRSPSTNSMLRNRSRSSGVAKHSQHTLGKAMDFYIPGVKLASLRAIAMQMQIGGVGFYPNSGSPFVHLDVGGVRAWPRMSRQELARLFPNGQTLHVPADGRPLPGYDVAVTQSKKRPSQMASKITAVDDDSDDAGSFTASHNVEPDRSLLTSMLPTPRSRAVDGLEAQLGKRVAEESKTQPFADLAAYAVPLPAWRPTSSIVVIPTTAPERPAPTAVLASLVVGRSNAGKLVVSDNVENTAESAMAKMQPIAALPSAAAQDVSAGVGDMSTGAIVAWALRPPGMAVDMTLPGLVSAPIPMHDDMAEAQAGAISYDGDDFDVERFGFEG; from the coding sequence GTGCATCACGCGATCTTTTCCATTCCGGCGGCATTTTTCGCCACGACTTTCTCGTTCATCGCTTTCCGTGTGGCGCTGATCGCGATGCTGGCGCTCGGCGCCTTTGCCGGTTCGGCGGCGGCCGAGGACAGGGCACTCAAGCTCTTCTTCACGCATACGGGGGAAAGGTCGACCATCGTCTTCAAGCGTAACGGCAAATATGACCCGCGCGGCCTTGCTCACATCAACCGCTTCTTGCGCGACTGGCGAAAGAACGAGCCGACCAGGATCGATCCGGAATTGCTCGATCTCGTCTGGGACGTTTACCGCCGCAGTGGCGCCAAGGAGGCCATTCACGTGGTTTCGGCCTACCGCTCTCCGTCGACCAACAGCATGCTGCGCAACCGCTCGCGCAGCTCCGGCGTTGCGAAGCACAGCCAGCATACGCTCGGCAAGGCAATGGATTTTTACATTCCCGGCGTGAAGCTCGCGAGCTTGCGCGCAATCGCCATGCAGATGCAGATCGGCGGCGTGGGCTTCTATCCCAATTCCGGCTCGCCCTTCGTGCATCTGGATGTTGGCGGAGTGCGCGCATGGCCGAGAATGTCGCGCCAGGAGCTTGCGCGGCTTTTCCCCAATGGACAGACGCTTCACGTGCCGGCAGATGGCAGGCCACTGCCGGGTTACGACGTAGCGGTCACACAATCCAAAAAGCGCCCTTCGCAGATGGCGAGCAAGATCACGGCCGTTGATGACGACAGTGACGATGCCGGATCATTCACAGCGTCTCACAACGTCGAACCCGACCGCAGCCTTTTGACCAGCATGCTGCCAACCCCCAGAAGCCGGGCCGTGGATGGACTGGAAGCTCAGCTTGGCAAGCGGGTGGCTGAGGAAAGCAAGACCCAACCCTTTGCCGACCTCGCGGCCTATGCCGTTCCGCTGCCGGCGTGGCGGCCGACCAGCAGCATCGTCGTCATCCCCACGACCGCGCCGGAAAGACCAGCTCCCACTGCCGTGCTCGCCAGCCTGGTCGTGGGACGCAGCAACGCTGGAAAGCTCGTCGTGTCTGACAATGTGGAGAATACGGCCGAGAGCGCCATGGCAAAGATGCAGCCGATCGCTGCCCTTCCCTCGGCGGCTGCGCAAGATGTCTCAGCCGGTGTAGGAGACATGTCGACAGGGGCGATCGTCGCCTGGGCTTTGCGTCCGCCAGGCATGGCCGTCGACATGACGCTGCCAGGCCTCGTCAGCGCGCCCATTCCGATGCACGACGACATGGCGGAGGCCCAAGCCGGAGCCATCAGCTATGATGGCGACGATTTCGACGTCGAGCGGTTCGGCTTCGAAGGCTGA
- a CDS encoding LuxR C-terminal-related transcriptional regulator, protein MTTIVAPAGYGKTSLAVQWYELLKADGVKLCWVSLDAEHTNQEAFLLALIDALQTLLHEDGADAGNLPAAALLSVLATRLRKIEGPLVVFLDDYHFAQTDATEALMAKILADLSLEHVKLVLVSRSPPRFPLSALRLRGEFKQFGVTELGFSDAEAGELFAGKGTHLTEEQIGSFNRRTEGWAVALQMVSLLVSESDESDSILASFDGGDTDMGSYLSEQVFEHLPEDIRQFLIDTAALPAFNHSLLEAVLESRERADLCESLAEYALPVTLLAGPGNWMRFHPVFNEFLKKTAGRRGVDANRALNRAAHWFEARGDIDRAVHHALSAGDANLAARIVETAGGWRRVYATTRGGATLFQALSGHASEIDLARFPLATLGLSIFNAKAAQLAAANHYLAIADRVAAGDPILAKDVRVVRILLALYTDHWASAADLSALEDDLRQPDGMELIHRALALNMLSYNFLIRSELDRALHYGHLAIRAFRDGGADFGAMHLYTHIGQAFFLSGDCASALSAYEELICEAQTNIGPGSDLDAVGQVLKAEVLSMRGEAEAAAEMLEWALPHLELHDTWFDLLAAGFMAEQRVLRMRGDLLAAHAAMDRIRATARRRSFDRLTRLIDGERAMLLMASGDLDHAIRHAEANGFGMQAVASDRANALAIHLRGATPAIFWTRTHLALGDKAKAREIFNQFMMRQTQRPHVPRAIELALIEIEILLAEGQSEPAAARLSDLVLTTPLADYRNLLRFGHPAALSELRALAKHPTVAAITRQRLQSLFTDADVSEEPAVGSEDGSVFTGRERTVLELLSSGLSNKEIGRMLALSDNTIKFHLRNIFAKLNVSTRTAAVTAARQKGMLDR, encoded by the coding sequence TTGACGACCATTGTCGCACCTGCCGGCTACGGCAAGACGTCGCTCGCCGTCCAGTGGTATGAGCTGCTGAAGGCCGATGGTGTCAAGCTCTGCTGGGTGTCGCTCGATGCCGAACACACCAATCAGGAAGCCTTTCTGCTTGCATTGATCGATGCCTTGCAGACGCTGCTTCATGAAGATGGGGCCGATGCCGGCAATCTTCCGGCTGCAGCATTGCTTTCGGTGCTGGCGACCCGCCTGCGCAAGATCGAAGGACCGCTCGTCGTCTTTCTCGACGATTATCATTTCGCGCAGACGGATGCGACCGAGGCGCTGATGGCGAAGATTCTCGCCGACCTCTCGCTCGAACACGTCAAGCTGGTGCTGGTCAGCCGCAGCCCACCACGCTTTCCGCTCTCGGCCTTGCGGCTGCGTGGTGAGTTCAAGCAGTTCGGCGTTACCGAGCTAGGCTTCAGTGATGCCGAAGCTGGAGAGCTTTTTGCCGGGAAGGGCACACATCTGACGGAGGAGCAGATCGGTTCTTTCAATCGCCGGACCGAAGGCTGGGCGGTCGCACTGCAGATGGTGAGCCTGCTCGTATCTGAATCGGATGAAAGTGACAGCATCCTTGCCTCTTTCGATGGCGGCGATACGGATATGGGCTCTTATCTGTCGGAGCAGGTGTTCGAGCATCTGCCCGAGGATATACGCCAGTTTCTCATCGACACGGCCGCCCTTCCGGCATTCAATCATTCTCTGCTCGAAGCGGTGCTGGAAAGCAGAGAGCGTGCCGACCTCTGCGAAAGCCTGGCCGAATACGCGCTTCCGGTGACCTTGCTTGCCGGCCCCGGCAACTGGATGCGGTTTCACCCCGTTTTCAACGAGTTCCTCAAGAAAACCGCCGGTCGCAGAGGTGTCGATGCCAATCGCGCTCTTAATCGTGCGGCACACTGGTTCGAAGCCCGGGGCGACATAGACCGAGCGGTTCATCATGCGCTTTCCGCGGGCGATGCCAACCTTGCTGCGCGAATTGTCGAAACCGCCGGCGGATGGCGGCGCGTCTATGCCACCACCCGCGGCGGCGCAACATTGTTTCAGGCCTTGAGCGGACATGCCTCGGAAATCGATCTGGCCCGTTTTCCACTTGCGACCCTCGGCCTTTCGATCTTCAACGCCAAGGCGGCGCAGCTTGCGGCGGCCAATCATTATCTCGCTATCGCCGATCGGGTGGCCGCCGGCGATCCGATCCTGGCAAAGGATGTGCGCGTGGTGCGCATCCTCCTGGCGCTTTATACCGACCATTGGGCGAGTGCGGCCGACCTTTCCGCTCTTGAGGACGATCTGCGGCAGCCGGATGGAATGGAGCTCATTCATCGGGCGCTTGCGCTCAACATGCTCTCCTACAATTTTCTGATCCGCAGCGAGCTTGACCGGGCTCTGCATTACGGGCATCTGGCCATTCGCGCCTTTCGCGACGGCGGCGCCGATTTCGGCGCCATGCATCTTTATACCCATATCGGCCAAGCTTTCTTTCTATCCGGCGATTGTGCGAGCGCTCTGTCGGCCTACGAGGAACTGATCTGCGAAGCCCAGACCAATATTGGTCCAGGCAGCGATCTCGATGCCGTCGGCCAGGTATTGAAGGCCGAGGTTCTGTCGATGCGCGGTGAGGCGGAAGCCGCGGCGGAGATGCTCGAATGGGCACTGCCGCATCTCGAGCTGCACGATACCTGGTTCGATCTTCTGGCTGCCGGCTTCATGGCCGAACAGCGGGTTCTGCGCATGCGTGGGGATCTGCTCGCGGCCCATGCAGCCATGGACCGCATCCGCGCCACTGCGAGACGCCGTAGTTTCGATCGGCTCACGCGGCTGATCGATGGGGAGCGCGCCATGCTGCTCATGGCCTCCGGCGATCTCGATCATGCAATCCGCCATGCCGAGGCCAATGGTTTTGGCATGCAGGCAGTCGCTTCGGATCGCGCCAATGCGCTGGCCATTCATTTGCGCGGAGCTACGCCGGCTATCTTCTGGACCCGCACCCATCTGGCCCTTGGCGACAAGGCCAAGGCGCGCGAGATCTTCAACCAATTCATGATGCGCCAGACGCAGCGCCCGCATGTTCCGCGTGCAATCGAGCTTGCCCTCATCGAAATCGAAATTCTCCTGGCGGAGGGTCAAAGCGAACCCGCCGCCGCCCGCCTATCCGATCTCGTATTGACGACGCCGCTTGCCGATTATCGCAACCTGCTTCGTTTTGGTCACCCGGCAGCGCTTTCAGAGCTTCGTGCGCTTGCCAAACATCCGACCGTCGCAGCGATTACCCGCCAGCGCCTTCAATCGCTATTTACGGATGCGGACGTATCGGAAGAGCCGGCGGTCGGCAGTGAAGATGGTTCTGTTTTCACAGGCCGGGAGCGCACGGTGCTGGAATTGCTGAGCTCGGGGCTTTCCAACAAGGAAATCGGCCGGATGCTCGCCTTGTCCGACAATACGATCAAGTTTCACCTGCGCAATATCTTTGCGAAGCTCAACGTCTCGACTCGGACCGCGGCCGTGACGGCAGCGCGTCAAAAGGGCATGCTCGATCGATAA